A DNA window from Carassius gibelio isolate Cgi1373 ecotype wild population from Czech Republic chromosome A8, carGib1.2-hapl.c, whole genome shotgun sequence contains the following coding sequences:
- the LOC128018518 gene encoding sodium-dependent phosphate transporter 1-A translates to MESTTLASLATVTMLTAASQTDMSGVLWLLVLGFVIAFILAFSVGANDVANSFGTAVGSGVVTMRQACILATIFETVGAILLGAKVSETIRSGIIDVHMYNGSEAVLMAGSISAMFGSAVWQLVASFLKLPISGTHCIVGATIGFSMVARGHHGVKWLELLRIVASWFLSPLLSGIMSAILFYFIRKYILNKEDPVPNGLRALPVFYAVTMGINLFSIMFTGAPMLGFDRIAWWGTLLISLGCALLTAVVVWFIVCPRLKKKMKGQNIANASGTQLTEKKPPSNGPVDHPASPQSYSPVPQTPPADSKVAFDIGGSAETDLDNKDFDTKDLDCTHALNGSAGIPVPDLNGSQFHTVHKDSGIYKDLLHKLHLAKVGECMGEMGDKPIRRNNSYTSYTMAIYGIHGSLKDGEGSRTGLDGEKRRSRYNSFNSYFTAVADGEVAAGDGGLTVEMGDETVRRGSLEEETDELEIDKTEVATLFQFLQILTACFGSFAHGGNDVSNAIGPLVALWLIYESASVAPSAPTPIWLLLYGGVGICTGLWVWGRRVMQTMGKDLTPITPSSGFSIELASAVTVVVASNIGLPVSTTHCKVGSVVSVGWLRSRKAVDWLLFRNIFIAWFVTVPISGLISAAIMALFYYVILPLT, encoded by the exons ATGGAATCTACTACACTAGCATCCCTAGCAACAGTTACCATGCTAACAGCAGCCTCACAGACAGACATGTCTGGTGTTCTCTGGCTGCTGGTGCTGGGCTTCGTCATCGCTTTTATCCTGGCGTTCTCTGTGGGTGCCAACGATGTAGCCAATTCCTTCGGTACAGCAGTGGGTTCTGGTGTAGTGACCATGCGCCAGGCCTGCATCTTAGCCACCATCTTTGAGACAGTGGGTGCCATACTTTTGGGGGCCAAAGTCAGTGAAACCATCCGCTCGGGTATCATCGATGTTCATATGTACAACGGCTCAGAGGCTGTGCTGATGGCTGGCTCCATCAGTGCAATGTTTG gATCTGCTGTTTGGCAGCTTGTAGCTTCCTTCTTGAAACTCCCCATCTCTGGGACACACTGCATTGTGGGCGCCACAATCGGATTTTCCATGGTTGCTAGAGGTCATCACGGGGTCAAATGGCTGGAATTGCTTCGCATTG TTGCCTCTTGGTTTCTTTCACCTCTTCTCTCTGGCATTATGTCTGCCATTCTCTTCTACTTTATCCGCAAGTACATCTTGAATAAG GAGGATCCAGTGCCAAATGGTTTAAGAGCATTACCAGTTTTCTATGCTGTTACAATGGGAATCAATCTGTTCTCCATCATGTTTACAGGAGCGCCAA TGTTGGGATTCGATAGGATAGCATGGTGGGGCACTCTGCTGATCTCACTTGGCTGTGCCCTGCTGACTGCTGTGGTGGTCTGGTTCATTGTGTGTCCACGGTTAAAGAAGAAGATGAAAG GTCAGAACATTGCCAACGCTAGTGGGACACAGTTGACTGAAAAGAAGCCACCCTCAAATGGCCCCGTGGACCATCCTGCCTCACCTCAAAGCTACTCTCCTGTTCCACAGACACCCCCTGCTGACAGCAAGGTGGCCTTTGACATCGGAGGTTCAGCAGAAACCGACCTGGACAACAAAGATTTTGACACCAAAGATCTAGATTGCACTCACG CTTTAAATGGCAGTGCTGGAATTCCTGTCCCAGACTTGAACGGAAGCCAGTTTCACACCGTACACAAAGACTCTGGAATCTACAAGGATCTACTGCACAAACTTCACTTGGCCAAGGTGGGCGAATGCATGGGAGAGATGGGAGACAAACCCATCCGCCGCAACAACAGTTATACTTCTTACACCATGGCCATCTACGGAATACATGGATCATTGAAGGATGGGGAGGGAAGTCGGACCGGACTGGATGGAGAGAAAAGGCGCTCACGGTACAACAGCTTTAACAGTTATTTTACTGCTGTGGCTGATGGAGAGGTTGCTGCTGGAGATGGAGGTCTGACAGTGGAGATGGGGGACGAAACAGTCAGAAGAGGCTCACTGGAAGAAGAGACGGATGAGCTTGAGATTGACAAGACAGAGGTGGCCACACTCTTCCAGTTCCTGCAGATTCTCACCGCGTGCTTTGGATCGTTTGCACATGGTGGGAATGATGTTAG TAATGCGATTGGCCCTCTCGTTGCACTCTGGCTGATTTATGAAAGCGCTTCTGTAGCACCCAGTGCTCCTACACCAATTTGGTTGCTCCTGTATGGTGGAGTGGGTATCTGTACAGGCCTTTGGGTTTGGGGTCGGCGGGTCATGCAAACCATGGGCAAAGACCTGACTCCCATCACTCCCTCAAG TGGATTTAGCATTGAGCTCGCCTCTGCTGTAACTGTGGTTGTCGCTTCCAACATTGGACTCCCAGTCAGCACCACTCATTGCAAG GTTGGATCAGTGGTGTCAGTTGGCTGGCTCCGCTCCAGGAAGGCCGTTGATTGGCTTCTGTTCCGGAATATCTTTATTGCATGGTTTGTGACCGTGCCAATTTCTGGCCTCATCAGTGCTGCTATAATGGCACTCTTCTATTATGTTATATTGCCTCTGACCTAA
- the snrnp200 gene encoding U5 small nuclear ribonucleoprotein 200 kDa helicase encodes MADVTARSLQYEYKANSNLVLQADRSLIDRTRRDEPTGEVLSLVGKLEGTKMGDRSQRTKPQMLEERRAKRRKRDEDRHDINKMKGFTLLSEGIDEMVGIVYKPKTKETRETYEILLSFIQAALGDQPRDILCGAADEVLAVLKNDKMRDKERRKEVEQLLGPTDDTRYHVLVNLGKKISDYGGDKELQNMDDNIDETYGVNVQFESDEEEGDEDQYGEVRDEGSDDSEGVEADESSTLTANLGNTGDVMMTKKKDLHPRDIDAFWLQRQLSRFYNDAIVSQKKADEVLEILKTASDDRECENQLVLLLGFNTFDFIKVLRQHRRMILYCTMLASAQSEAEKEKIMNKMEADQDLSKVLYQLQETEKEDIIREERSRRERVRKSRVDDLESMDIDHGEAVTSRQLLDLEDLAFTQGSHFMANKRCQLPDGSFRKQRKGYEEVHVPALKTKPFGDDETLVAIEKLPKYAQAGFEGFKTLNRIQSKLFKTTMDTDENLLVCAPTGAGKTNVALMAMLREIGKHINMDGTINVDDFKIIYIAPMRSLVQEMVGSFGKRLASYGIVVSELTGDHQLCKEEINATQIIVCTPEKWDIITRKGGERTYTQLVRLIIIDEIHLLHDDRGPVLESLIARTIRNVELTQEDVRLIGLSATLPNYEDVATCLRVDPSKGLFYFDNSFRPVPLEQTYVGITEKKAIKRFQIMNEIVYEKIMEHAGKNQVLVFVHSRKETGKTARAIRDMCLEKDTLGLFLREGSASTEVLRTEAEQCKNLELKDLLPYSFAIHHAGMTRVDRTLVEDLFADRHIQVLVSTATLAWGVNLPAHTVIIKGTQVYSPEKGRWTELGALDILQMLGRAGRPQYDSKGEGILITSHGELQYYLSLLNQQLPIESQMVAKLPDMLNAEIVLGNVQNAKDAVNWLGYTYLYVRMLRNPTLYAVSHDDRSIDPLLERRRMDLVHTAATVLEKNNLVKYDKRSGNFQVTDLGRIASHFYITHESIMTYNQLLKPTLSEIELFRVFSLSSEFRNITVREEEKLELQKLLERVPIPVKESIEEPSAKINVLLQAYISQLKLEGFALMADMVYVTQSAGRLMRAIFEIVLSRGWAQLTDKTLNLCKMIDKRMWQSMSPLRQFRKLPEEVIKKIEKKNFPFERLYDLNHNEIGELIRMPKMGKTIHKYVHQFPKLDLAVHLQPITRSTLKVELTITPDFQWDDKMHGSSEAFWILVEDVDSEVVLHHEYFLLKAKYAQDEHLVTFFVPVFEPLPPQYFIRISSDRWLSCETQLPVSFRHLILPEKYPPPTELLDLQPLPVSALRNTAFESLYQKFPFFNPIQTQVFNALYNSDDNVFVGAPTGSGKTICAEFAILRMLLHNPEGRCVYITPMEALAEQVFVDWHQKFQDTLSKKVVLLTGETSTDLKLLGKGDIIISTPDKWDILSRRWKQRKNVQNVSLFIVDEVHLIGGDNGPVLEVICSRMRYISSQIERPIRIVALSSSLSNAKDVAHWLGCSTTATFNFHPNVRPVPLELHIQGFNVSHTQTRLLSMAKPVYHAIMKHSPSKPVLVFVPSRRQTRLTAIDILTFCAADVVPQRFLRSTEKDLAPFMENLSDVTLKETLSNGVGYLHEGLSPTERRIVEHLFTSGAIQVMVASRSLCWGTNISAHLVIVMDTQYYNGKIHAYVDYPIYDVLQMVGKANRPLQDDEGRCVIMCQGSKKDFFKKFLYEPLPVESHLDHCLHDHFNAEIVTKTVENKQDAVDYMTWTFLYRRMTQNPNYYNLQGMSHRHLSDHLSELVENTLQDLEQSKCISIEDEMDVAPLNLGMIAAYYYINYTTIELFSMSLNAKTKVRGLIEIISNAAEYKNIPIRHHEDTLLRQLAQKVPHKLNNPKFNDPHVKTNLLLQAHLSRMQLSAELQSDTEEILSKAVRLIQACVDVLSSNGWLSPALAAMELAQMVTQAMWSKDSYLKQLPHFTSEHIKRCTDKGVESIFDIMEMEDEDRTGLLQLTDVQMADVARFCNRYPNIELSYEVAEKDNIKSGNPVVVQVQLEREEEVTGPVIAPLFPQKREEGWWVVIGDPKSNSLISIKRLTLQQKAKVKLDFVAPVVGVHNYTLYFMSDAYMGCDQEYKFSMDVNEADSEGESDSD; translated from the exons ATGGCGGATGTTACTGCACGTAGTTTGCAGTATGAATATAAAGCG AACTCCAACTTGGTGTTGCAAGCGGACAGATCTCTGATCGACCGCACCCGCAGAGATGAGCCCACCGGGGAGGTGTTGTCTCTGGTCGGCAAACTGGAGGGGACAAAGATGGGAGACCGGAGTCAGAGGACCAAACCGCAGATGCTTGAGGAGAGGAGAGCAAA gagaagaaagagagatgAAGACAGACACGACATAAACAAGATGAAGGGCTTCACACTGCTGTCTGAGGGGATTGATGAGATGGTGGGCATCGTGTACAAGCCCAAGACCAAAGAGACCAGAGAAACTTATGAAATCCTCCTCAGCTTTATTCAGGCAGCCCTTGGAGATCAG CCGAGGGATATCCTTTGTGGAGCAGCAGACGAGGTGTTGGCCGTGCTGAAGAATGACAAGATGAGAGACAAAGAAAGGAGGAAAGAGGTGGAGCAGTTGCTGGGGCCTACAGACGACACACGCTACCACGTCCTGGTCAACCTGGGCAAGAAGATCTCAGACTATGGTGGAGACAAAGAGCTTCAGAATATGG ATGACAACATTGATGAAACCTATGGAGTCAATGTGCAGTTTGAGTCTGATGAGGAG gAGGGCGATGAGGACCAGTACGGAGAGGTTCGTGATGAAGGTTCTGATGACAGTGAGGGAGTGGAGGCAGATGAGAGCAGCACCCTGACTGCCAAT CTGGGAAACACAGGTGACGTAATGATGACCAAAAAGAAAGATCTTCACCCCCGAGACATTGATGCTTTCTGGCTTCAGCGACAGCTCAGCCGCTTCTACAATGATGCTATCGTGTCTCAGAAGAAAGCAGATGAGGTCTTGGAGATCCTTAAG ACTGCCAGTGATGACAGAGAGTGTGAGAACCAGCTGGTGCTGCTTTTGGGCTTCAACACATTCGACTTCATCAAGGTCCTCCGCCAACACAGACGCATGA TCCTGTACTGCACCATGCTGGCCAGTGCTCAAAGTGAGGCTGAGAAGGAAAAGATCATGAATAAAATGGAAGCTGATCAGGATCTTTCCAAAGTTCTTTACCAGCTGCAGGAGACCGAAAAAGAGGACATCATCAGG GAGGAGCGATCTCGCCGGGAGAGAGTGAGAAAATCTCGTGTGGATGATCTGGAGTCTATGGACATTGATCATGGAGAG GCTGTGACCTCGAGGCAACTGCTTGATCTGGAAGATCTGGCCTTCACTCAGGGCAGTCACTTCATGGCCAACAAGCGTTGTCAGCTTCCTGACGGCTCCTTCCGCAAACAGAGGAAAGGTTATGAGGAGGTCCATGTGCCCGCTCTCAAAACCAAACCCTTTGGTGATGATGAG acaTTGGTGGCGATTGAGAAGCTGCCCAAATATGCCCAAGCTGGATTCGAAGGATTCAAAACCTTGAATCGCATACAGAGTAAACTCTTCAAAACCACGATGGACACAGATGAGAACCTGCTGGTTTGCGCGCCAACG GGTGCTGGCAAAACTAATGTTGCTCTCATGGCAATGCTCCGAGAGATCGGAAAGCACATTAACATGGATGGCACCATCAATGTTGATGATTTTAAAATCATCTACATCGCTCCCATGCGCTCACTGGTACAGGAGATGGTGGGAAGCTTTGGCAAG CGCTTGGCTAGCTATGGCATCGTTGTTTCTGAGCTGACTGGAGACCATCAGCTGTGTAAGGAGGAAATTAACGCCACCCAGATTATTGTGTGCACCCCAGAGAAATGGGACATCATCACCCGGAAAGGAGGAGAACGCACATATACGCAGCTTGTGCGCCTTATCATCATC GATGAGATCCACTTGCTGCATGATGACCGTGGCCCCGTTCTGGAATCCCTGATTGCTCGAACCATCCGCAATGTGGAACTGACACAGGAAGATGTGAGGCTCATTGGCCTCAGTGCCACACTGCCCAACTATGAGGATGTGGCGACCTGCCTTCGTGTAGATCCATCCAAGGGGCTCTTCTATTTTGACAACAG TTTCCGGCCTGTGCCTCTGGAACAAACCTATGTAGGAATTACAGAAAAGAAGGCTATCAAGCGTTTCCAGATTATGAATGAGATCGTCTATGAGAAGATCATGGAACATGCAGGAAAGAATCAG GTGTTGGTGTTTGTGCACTCGAGAAAGGAGACCGGAAAGACGGCACGTGCGATCAGGGACATGTGTTTGGAGAAGGACACACTGGGTTTGTTCCTGAGAGAAGGTTCGGCCTCCACTGAGGTCCTGAGGACTGAGGCAGAGCAGTGCAAG AACCTGGAGCTGAAAGATCTGTTGCCATATAGTTTTGCTATTCACCATGCTGGAATGACCAGAGTGGACAGAACGTTGGTAGAGGATCTGTTTGCTGACCGTCACATTCAG GTATTGGTGTCTACGGCCACTCTGGCCTGGGGTGTGAACTTGCCAGCGCACACTGTCATCATCAAAGGCACACAGGTGTACAGCCCAGAGAAAGGCAGATGGACTGAGCTAGGAGCCCTGGATATCCTACAG ATGCTGGGTCGTGCTGGCAGGCCTCAGTATGACTCTAAGGGAGAGGGTATTTTGATCACTTCACATGGAGAGCTGCAGTATTATCTGTCCTTGCTCAATCAGCAGCTGCCCATCGAGAGCCAGATGGTGGCCAAACTACCAGACATGCTCAATGCAGAGATAGTGTTGGGCAATGTGCAGAATGCCAAG GATGCTGTAAATTGGCTGGGTTACACATACCTTTATGTCCGGATGTTGCGGAACCCCACTCTATATGCCGTCTCCCATGACGACCGCAGCATTGACCCCCTGCTGGAGCGACGCAGGATGGACCTGGTGCACACGGCAGCCACCGTCTTGGAGAAGAACAACTTGGTCAAATATGACAAGAGATCTGGCAACTTTCAG GTGACAGACCTAGGCCGCATTGCCAGTCATTTCTACATCACCCACGAGTCCATAATGACTTACAACCAGCTGCTGAAGCCTACACTGAGTGAGATTGAGCTCTTCAGGGTGTTCTCGCTCTCCTCTGAGTTCAGAAACATCACCGTCAGAGAG GAAGAAAAACTTGAGCTTCAGAAACTGCTTGAGAGAGTCCCTATTCCAGTGAAGGAAAGCATTGAAGAGCCCAGTGCAAAG ATTAATGTGCTGCTGCAGGCATATATATCTCAGCTCAAACTGGAGGGCTTTGCTCTCATGGCTGACATGGTCTATGTGACGCAG AGTGCTGGCAGGCTTATGAGGGCAATTTTTGAGATTGTCCTGAGCAGAGGCTGGGCCCAACTTACCGACAAGACTTTGAACCTTTGCAAGATGATCGACAAAAGGAT GTGGCAGTCGATGTCTCCCTTGCGCCAGTTCCGTAAGCTTCCAGAGGAGGTCATCAAAAAGATAGAGAAGAAGAACTTTCCCTTTGAGCGCCTCTATGATCTGAACCACAACGAAATTG GTGAGTTAATCCGCATGCCAAAGATGGGTAAGACCATTCATAAGTATGTCCATCAGTTCCCAAAGCTGGACCTGGCAGTTCATTTGCAGCCCATCACACGCTCTACTCTGAAAGTGGAGCTCACCATCACACCGGATTTCCAGTGGGATGACAAG ATGCACGGCTCATCTGAGGCCTTCTGGATCTTAGTGGAGGATGTGGACAGTGAGGTCGTTCTTCATCATGAGTACTTCCTCCTGAAGGCCAAGTACGCTCAGGATGAGCATCTTGTTACTTTCTTTGTGCCCGTGTTTGAGCCGCTGCCACCACAATACTTCATTCGCATATCTTCAGACCGTTGGCTGT CATGTGAGACACAGCTGCCTGTTTCTTTCCGTCACCTGATCCTTCCTGAGAAATATCCTCCCCCCACCGAGCTGCTGGACCTGCAGCCATTGCCTGTGTCTGCTCTAAGAAACACAGCCTTCGAGAGCCTCTACCAGAAGTTTCCCTTTTTTAACCCAATCCAGACCCAAG TGTTCAATGCGTTGTACAACAGCGATGATAACGTCTTTGTTGGCGCCCCCACTGGCAGCGGGAAGACCATATGTGCTGAGTTTGCCATTCTTAGGATGCTCCTTCACAACCCAGAGGGCCGCTGTGTCTACATCACACCCATGGAGGCTCTGGCCGAACAG gtCTTTGTTGACTGGCACCAGAAGTTCCAGGATACTTTGAGTAAGAAGGTTGTCCTGCTCACCGGTGAGACAAGCACTGACCTCAAGTTGCTGGGTAAAGGCGACATCATCATCAGCACCCCAGACAAGTGGGACATCTTATCCCGCCGCTGGAAACAGAGGAAGAATGTGCAGAACGTTAGTCTCTTCATTGTAGACGAGGTTCATCTGATTGGTGGTGACAATGGA CCTGTGCTGGAGGTGATTTGCTCCAGGATGAGGTACATCTCCTCTCAGATTGAGCGTCCCATCCGTATCGTGGCCCTTAGCTCCTCTCTGTCCAATGCTAAAGATGTGGCCCACTGGCTTGGCTGCAGCACTACAGCCACCTTCAACTTCCATCCCAATGTCAGGCCGGTTCCTCTTGAACTTCACATCCAG GGCTTCAATGTGAGTCACACACAGACTCGTCTGCTGTCCATGGCTAAACCAGTGTATCACGCCATAATGAAACATTCCCCATCCAAGCCAGTGCTGGTGTTCGTGCCATCGAGACGTCAGACTCGTCTCACTGCTATCGATATCCTCACATTCTGTGCTGCAGACGTGGTCCCACAAAG GTTCCTGCGTTCAACTGAGAAGGACCTGGCTCCATTCATGGAGAATCTGTCTGATGTTACACTGAAGGAGACCCTCTCTAATGGGGTGGGATACCTTCATGAGGGCCTTTCACCTACGGAGCGCAGGATTGTGGAGCATCTCTTCACTTCTG GTGCCATTCAGGTGATGGTAGCATCTCGTTCTCTCTGCTGGGGCACCAACATCTCGGCCCACCTGGTGATTGTCATGGACACGCAGTACTACAACGGAAAAATCCATGC ATATGTGGACTACCCAATCTATGATGTGCTTCAAATGGTAGGAAAGGCTAACCGTCCTCTCCAGGATGACGAGGGCCGTTGTGTTATCATGTGTCAAGGGTCCAAAAAG GATTTCTTCAAGAAGTTTCTCTACGAGCCTCTGCCTGTGGAGTCTCACCTGGACCACTGTCTTCACGACCATTTCAATGCTGAAATCGTCACCAAGACGGTGGAGAACAAACAGGACGCTGTAGACTACATGACATGGACGTTTCTGTATCGCCGCATGACCCAGAACCCCAACTACTACAACCTGCAGG GTATGTCTCATCGTCACCTGTCAGATCATCTGTCTGAACTGGTGGAAAACACCTTGCAAGATCTGGAGCAGTCCAAGTGCATCAGCATCGAGGATGAGATGGATGTGGCACCTCTGAATCTGGGCATGATCGCAGCCTATTACTACATAAACTACACCACCATTG AGCTGTTTAGTATGTCACTGAACGCCAAGACAAAGGTCCGTGGTCTCATCGAGATCATCTCCAATGCTGCAGAGTATAAAAACATTCCCATCAGGCACCATGAAGACACTCTGCTGCGGCAG CTGGCTCAGAAAGTTCCTCACAAACTGAACAACCCCAAATTCAACGACCCTCATGTGAAGACCAACCTGCTGCTCCAGGCTCATCTGTCCCGCATGCAGCTGAGCGCTGAGCTCCAGTCAGATACTGAGGAGATCCTAAGCAAA GCTGTGAGGCTGATCCAGGCCTGTGTGGACGTGCTCTCCAGTAACGGCTGGTTGAGTCCGGCGCTGGCTGCCATGGAGCTGGCTCAGATGGTCACCCAAGCTATGTGGTCCAAAGACTCATACCTCAAACAGCTACCCCACTTCACTTCTGAACACATCAAGCGCTGCACAGACAAG GGTGTGGAGAGCATCTTCGACATCATGGAGATGGAAGACGAGGATCGCACTGGTCTTCTGCAGCTTACAGATGTACAAATGGCGGACGTGGCACGCTTCTGTAACCGCTATCCCAACATTGAACTGTCATACGAAGTGGCTGAAAAAGACAACATCAAGAG TGGAAATCCAGTGGTCGTCCAAGTGCAGTTGGAGCGAGAAGAGGAAGTTACAGGTCCTGTCATTGCTCCACTGTTCCCTCAG AAACGTGAAGAAGGCTGGTGGGTTGTTATTGGAGACCCCAAATCAAACAGTCTCATCTCAATCAAGAGGCTAACTCTTCAACAGAAGGCCAAG GTGAAACTTGACTTTGTGGCACCTGTTGTTGGTGTGCACAACTACACACTGTACTTCATGAGCGATGCCTACATGGGCTGCGACCAGGAATACAAGTTCAGCATGGACGTTAATGAAGCCGACAGTGAGGGGGAAAGTGACAGTGATTAA